A genomic segment from Nicotiana tabacum cultivar K326 chromosome 9, ASM71507v2, whole genome shotgun sequence encodes:
- the LOC107825683 gene encoding uncharacterized protein LOC107825683, with the protein MKTISGKLTSTTPISLSQAAKSLSKFAASENGASHSVSVYIKRAADSFDQLVQLHEKLRPNSAKNELSIKVEKISERMKKIREVGIKAEDVVKNDAFPNGSQKSKKSNSLDKKSKKLDKDQKLIKTEQRLDISEGETAKSKKNELEFVKMDSSVKRESEFEEVKEDSMISRDKKKKKKKNKVVGDNEGEVVGKVEEDLRVKEEEERKKRNHSESEDAGSAEQSNKKKSKKRSTEGEK; encoded by the coding sequence ATGAAGACAATATCAGGCAAATTAACATCCACAACCccaatctctctttctcaagcagCAAAATCGCTCTCCAAATTTGCTGCATCAGAAAACGGAGCTTCACATTCTGTCTCCGTATATATCAAACGTGCTGCCGATTCGTTCGATCAACTTGTTCAACTTCATGAGAAACTCAGACCAAATAGTGCAAAAAATGAGCTTTCTATCAAAGTTGAGAAAATTTCCGAAAGAATGAAGAAAATCAGGGAAGTTGGTATAAAGGCTGAAGATGTAGTTAAGAATGATGCTTTCCCAAATGGGtcacaaaaaagcaaaaaaagcaACAGTCTTGATAAGAAAAGCAAGAAGCTTGATAAGGATCAGAAATTGATCAAGACCGAGCAACGGCTCGATATAAGTGAAGGAGAGACagcaaaatccaagaaaaatgagcTGGAGTTTGTTAAAATGGATAGCTCTGTGAAGAGGGAATCGGAGTTCGAGGAAGTTAAGGAAGATAGTATGATAAGCAgggacaaaaaaaagaagaaaaagaaaaataaggttGTTGGTGACAATGAGGGTGAGGTGGTGGGGAAAGTGGAAGAAGATTTGAGGgttaaggaggaggaggaaagGAAGAAGAGGAATCACAGTGAGAGTGAAGATGCTGGTTCAGCAGAGCAGAGTAATAAGAAAAAGAGTAAAAAGAGGAGCACTGAAGGTGAAAAGTGA
- the LOC107825684 gene encoding putative protein phosphatase 2C 76: MARRRDVVRNSNKKQQVGSWKIMSIIISGIFIACFIGIFMNLKVPKPEEKIVPQATKSIPTKNCHFASNKGRRPYQEDRITCDLDLKIPFLGRKEVSIGVVAVFDGHIGEYASEMASKLFLEKFKFHLKNYHSNEFMDFLKSSLVKTIEEIDAEFSKIAIERELYSGTTAVVALIYNNHVLVANVGDSKAFICSQNDQRGEFAGEIVKELTRDHNALRLDERDRIEASGGIFSRTINDVPLLNGHFPMTRAIGDVPLKKYGIIATPEVTDWINLTSKDEFLVVSSDGIFESLSPQKVCDFLNKVEDYSDPSLLAKDLTLKAFLGGSRDNLSVVLVPLGSRV; encoded by the coding sequence ATGGCCCGACGTCGCGATGTTGTTCGCAATTCAAACAAGAAACAACAAGTCGGATCTTGGAAGATAATGAGTATTATCATAAGTGGAATTTTTATTGCTTGCTTCATTGGAATATTTATGAACCTTAAGGTACCTAAACCTGAAGAAAAAATTGTTCCACAAGCAACAAAGTCAATTCCAACTAAAAATTGTCACTTTGCCTCAAACAAAGGGAGAAGACCATATCAAGAAGATCGAATAACATGCGATCTTGATCTTAAAATTCCTTTTTTGGGGCGCAAAGAGGTAAGTATTGGTGTTGTGGCAGTATTTGATGGTCATATTGGAGAATATGCTAGTGAAATGGCCTCAAAACTCTTTTTAGAAAAGTTTAAGTTTCACCTTAAGAATTACCATAGTAATGAGTTTATGGACTTTTTAAAATCCTCTTTAGTAAAAACCATTGAGGAAATTGATGCAGAATTTTCCAAGATTGCTATCGAACGTGAACTTTATTCAGGAACTACTGCAGTTGTTGCTCTTATATATAACAATCATGTTTTAGTTGCTAATGTTGGCGATTCAAAGGCATTTATttgctctcaaaatgatcaacgcgGGGAATTTGCTGGTGAGATCGTTAAGGAATTGACAAGAGATCATAACGCGCTAAGGTTAGACGAGAGGGATAGAATTGAAGCGTCTGGAGGTATATTCAGTCGGACGATTAATGATGTTCCTCTGCTCAATGGCCATTTCCCTATGACTCGAGCTATTGGTGATGTTCCTTTgaaaaaatatggaattatagctACTCCAGAGGTGACTGATTGGATAAATTTAACTTCAAAAGATGAGTTTTTGGTGGTATCATCTGATGGAATATTTGAAAGTTTAAGTCCACAAAAAGTTTGTGATTTTCTGAATAAAGTAGAGGACTATTCAGATCCATCATTATTGGCCAAAGACCTTACTCTAAAAGCATTTTTAGGAGGCAGCAGAGATAATTTATCAGTTGTTTTGGTTCCCTTGGGATCCCGTGTATGA
- the LOC107825686 gene encoding chitinase 2-like: protein MKPFKFCISILVLQSLLTISATTEAVPASCPGVFREYIGALYKNVTFSDVPINPNVEFHFLLSFAIDYTNTQSSEPTNGDFLVYWDTDNLTPSRISSIKAQYKNVKVGLSLGGDTVHGKNATFAPTSITSWVRNAIYSVSKIVKEYNLDAIDIDYEHFNADPDTFAECIGRLLYYLKQNNVVSYTSIAPYADDSVQVHYLALWRKYGHQIDYVNFQFYAYKKGTTITQFLQYFETQSSNYKGGKILVSFGTNNIGGLSPKHGFFDACTILRSQGKLHGIFIWSADDSKKDHFTYEKLSQDLLASSI from the coding sequence ATGAAGCCCTTCAAATTCTGCATCTCTATTCTTGTCCTTCAATCTCTCTTGACTATTTCCGCTACAACTGAAGCAGTTCCAGCAAGCTGCCCTGGAGTTTTCAGAGAATACATTGGAGCTCTATACAAGAATGTCACATTCTCTGATGTCCCAATTAATCCAAATGTTGAATTTCACTTCCTCCTCTCCTTTGCTATAGACTACACAAACACACAATCATCAGAACCCACTAACGGTGACTTCCTGGTCTATTGGGACACTGATAACCTAACACCTTCTCGGATTTCTTCCATCAAGGCCCAGTATAAAAACGTTAAGGTAGGATTGAGTCTCGGTGGTGATACAGTGCATGGTAAAAATGCCACCTTTGCTCCTACTTCAATTACTTCTTGGGTGAGAAATGCAATATATTCAGTCAGCAAGATAGTGAAAGAGTATAACCTGGATGCAATAGATATAGATTATGAGCATTTCAATGCAGATCCAGATACATTCGCCGAGTGCATCGGGCGACTATTGTACTATCTTAAACAAAACAATGTCGTCTCTTACACATCAATAGCACCATATGCAGATGATTCAGTGCAGGTGCACTATTTAGCTCTCTGGAGAAAGTATGGTCATCAAATAGACTATGTCAACTTCCAATTTTATGCCTATAAAAAGGGCACAACCATTACTCAATTCCTGCAGTACTTTGAAACCCAGAGCAGTAACTATAAAGGAGGCAAGATTCTTGTGAGTTTTGGAACTAATAATATTGGTGGCTTGTCTCCTAAACATGGATTCTTTGATGCATGCACCATACTAAGGAGTCAAGGAAAACTTCATGGTATCTTTATTTGGTCGGCAGATGACTCTAAAAAGGATCATTTTACATATGAAAAGCTGTCACAGGATCTCTTAGCAAGTTCAATTTGA